Proteins from one Motilibacter rhizosphaerae genomic window:
- a CDS encoding signal peptidase I translates to MSKHAARREPAAPARLASEGFPYLRGALAAFLSVVFGLVAVSTVPALLHWRTTVVMSGSMEPRIRPGDVVAAAPVAADALRPGEVVLVRDRSRDDHLLLHRMVGRTSDGSIITRGDANAQEDSTHVAPADVVGLPRLRIPLVGLPAMWVRDGHPVRAGGTLGALAAALLVVLTAPRVEGRHRRAEVRTPVPVASLQDMLAS, encoded by the coding sequence GTGAGCAAGCACGCCGCCCGCCGCGAGCCGGCGGCGCCGGCGCGGCTGGCGTCGGAGGGCTTCCCGTACCTGCGGGGGGCCCTCGCCGCGTTCCTCTCGGTCGTGTTCGGGCTCGTCGCGGTCTCCACCGTCCCCGCGCTGCTGCACTGGCGGACGACCGTCGTCATGTCCGGGTCGATGGAGCCGCGCATCCGCCCGGGGGACGTCGTCGCGGCGGCTCCTGTCGCAGCGGACGCCCTGCGGCCCGGCGAGGTCGTCCTCGTGCGCGACCGCAGCCGGGACGACCACCTGCTCCTCCACCGGATGGTGGGCCGTACCTCCGACGGTTCGATCATCACCCGCGGCGACGCCAACGCCCAGGAGGACTCGACGCACGTGGCACCGGCGGACGTCGTCGGCCTCCCGCGGTTGCGAATCCCCCTCGTCGGGCTGCCGGCGATGTGGGTCCGCGACGGCCACCCCGTCCGGGCCGGTGGGACGCTCGGCGCGCTCGCGGCCGCGCTGCTCGTGGTGCTGACGGCCCCCCGCGTCGAGGGCCGGCACCGCCGCGCCGAGGTGCGGACGCCAGTCCCCGTCGCCAGCCTGCAGGACATGCTCGCGTCCTGA
- a CDS encoding Rossmann-like and DUF2520 domain-containing protein, protein MTAAPPPAAARPRPARLDVGVVGTGRVGAVLGAALAAAGHRVVAASAVSAASRTRADALLPGVPLVDPRDVVEAASLVLLAVPDDELGPLATGLAEVGAFRSGQLVVHPSGRWGTGVLAPATSAGVLPLALHPVMTFTGTSLDLSRLQGCSFAVTAPDVLRPIGHALVVEMGGEPQDVAEEARPLYHAALASAANSLVTLVAQAQDLLRRCGVEDPARMVAPLLSAALDGALREGDAALTGPVARGDAGTVEAHVRELAAVSPEAAAAYVALARLTADRALAAGVLAPERAEPLLGVLSGWRA, encoded by the coding sequence ATGACCGCAGCTCCGCCGCCCGCCGCCGCGCGCCCGCGCCCGGCGCGCCTCGACGTCGGCGTGGTGGGGACGGGTCGGGTCGGGGCGGTGCTGGGTGCCGCCTTGGCGGCGGCCGGTCACCGGGTCGTGGCCGCGTCGGCGGTTTCCGCGGCCAGCCGCACCCGGGCCGACGCGCTGCTGCCGGGTGTCCCGCTGGTCGACCCGCGCGACGTCGTCGAGGCGGCCTCTCTGGTCCTGCTCGCCGTGCCCGACGACGAGCTCGGCCCTCTCGCCACCGGCCTCGCCGAGGTGGGGGCGTTCCGCAGCGGGCAGCTGGTCGTCCACCCCAGCGGGCGGTGGGGTACGGGCGTGCTGGCCCCCGCGACCTCCGCCGGGGTGCTGCCCCTCGCCCTGCACCCGGTGATGACCTTCACCGGCACGAGCCTCGACCTGAGCCGGCTGCAGGGGTGCTCCTTCGCCGTGACCGCGCCCGACGTGCTGCGCCCGATCGGCCACGCCCTCGTCGTGGAGATGGGCGGGGAGCCGCAGGACGTCGCCGAGGAGGCCAGACCGCTCTACCACGCGGCCCTCGCCAGCGCCGCGAACTCCCTGGTCACCCTGGTCGCGCAGGCGCAGGACCTGCTGCGCCGCTGCGGCGTCGAGGACCCGGCGCGCATGGTCGCGCCGCTGCTGTCCGCCGCCCTCGACGGCGCGCTCCGGGAGGGGGACGCCGCGCTGACCGGGCCGGTGGCCCGCGGGGACGCGGGGACCGTCGAGGCGCACGTGCGGGAGCTGGCCGCGGTCTCCCCGGAGGCGGCGGCCGCGTACGTCGCGCTGGCGCGGTTGACGGCGGACCGCGCGCTCGCGGCCGGGGTCCTCGCGCCGGAGCGCGCCGAGCCACTGCTCGGCGTGCTCTCGGGGTGGCGCGCGTGA